From a single Lolium rigidum isolate FL_2022 chromosome 7, APGP_CSIRO_Lrig_0.1, whole genome shotgun sequence genomic region:
- the LOC124678603 gene encoding uncharacterized protein LOC124678603 isoform X1, protein MAMEPIPLGFGDGMDATLFSSLWAFQDEVQQPQESVEELKQSLLAATVELEASKEELRRKEQTIAKLADLVRQVAKERDEARDQAQPLALLAKQAPAPAHATPQPPAMVTSSVTDSDCSLVSSPVDPFFDPVTSSDRRRCGGKLSPPPPVKQQQFGADAVLDMLAGKRPLPPRGRLLQSVMEAGPLLQNLLVAGPLPRWRNPPPVHALDAVPVGGVRGGVYVGATPLHPTNAASVLGYGPNANACMKRQMPTMAMAAANCSPGFVAKRHRLH, encoded by the exons ATGGCAATGGAGCCGATCCCGCTGGGGTTCGGGGACGGCATGGACGCCACGCTCTTCTCCTCCCTCTGGGCCTTCCAGGACGAGGTCCAGCAGCCCCAAGAG AGCGTGGAGGAGCTGAAGCAGAGCCTGCTGGCGGCGACGGTGGAGCTGGAGGCGTccaaggaggagctgcggcggaagGAGCAGACcatcgccaagctcgccgacctCGTGCGCCAGGTGGCCAAGGAGCGCGACGAGGCGCGGGACCAGGCGCAGCCGCTCGCGCTGCTCGCCAAgcaggcgccggcgccggcgcatgCCACGCCGCAGCCGCCCGCGATGGTCACCTCCAGTGTCACCGACTCGGACTGCAGCCTCGTCTCGTCCCCCGTGGACCCCTTCTTCGACCCCGTCACCTCCTCCGACCGTCGCCGCTGCGGCGGCAAACTTAGCCCACCCCCGCCGGTGAAGCAGCAGCAGTTTGGCGCGGACGCTGTGCTCGACATGCTCGCGGGGAagaggccgctgccgccgcgtGGCCGGCTCCTGCAGTCCGTCATGGAGGCCGGGCCGCTGCTGCAGAACCTGCTCGTCGCCGGCCCGCTCCCGCGGTGGCGCAACCCGCCCCCCGTGCACGCGCTCGACGCGGTTCCCGTCGGCGGCGTCCGCGGCGGAGTCTACGTCGGCGCGACACCCCTTCATCCCACCAACGCCGCCTCTGTGCTGGGCTACGGCCCCAACGCCAACGCCTGCATGAAGCGGCAGATGCCCACCatggccatggccgccgccaactgctcgCCGGGCTTCGTCGCCAAGCGGCACAGGCTGCATTGA
- the LOC124678603 gene encoding uncharacterized protein LOC124678603 isoform X2, which translates to MLCYNDVVQSVEELKQSLLAATVELEASKEELRRKEQTIAKLADLVRQVAKERDEARDQAQPLALLAKQAPAPAHATPQPPAMVTSSVTDSDCSLVSSPVDPFFDPVTSSDRRRCGGKLSPPPPVKQQQFGADAVLDMLAGKRPLPPRGRLLQSVMEAGPLLQNLLVAGPLPRWRNPPPVHALDAVPVGGVRGGVYVGATPLHPTNAASVLGYGPNANACMKRQMPTMAMAAANCSPGFVAKRHRLH; encoded by the exons ATGCTGTGTTACAATGATGTTGTTCAG AGCGTGGAGGAGCTGAAGCAGAGCCTGCTGGCGGCGACGGTGGAGCTGGAGGCGTccaaggaggagctgcggcggaagGAGCAGACcatcgccaagctcgccgacctCGTGCGCCAGGTGGCCAAGGAGCGCGACGAGGCGCGGGACCAGGCGCAGCCGCTCGCGCTGCTCGCCAAgcaggcgccggcgccggcgcatgCCACGCCGCAGCCGCCCGCGATGGTCACCTCCAGTGTCACCGACTCGGACTGCAGCCTCGTCTCGTCCCCCGTGGACCCCTTCTTCGACCCCGTCACCTCCTCCGACCGTCGCCGCTGCGGCGGCAAACTTAGCCCACCCCCGCCGGTGAAGCAGCAGCAGTTTGGCGCGGACGCTGTGCTCGACATGCTCGCGGGGAagaggccgctgccgccgcgtGGCCGGCTCCTGCAGTCCGTCATGGAGGCCGGGCCGCTGCTGCAGAACCTGCTCGTCGCCGGCCCGCTCCCGCGGTGGCGCAACCCGCCCCCCGTGCACGCGCTCGACGCGGTTCCCGTCGGCGGCGTCCGCGGCGGAGTCTACGTCGGCGCGACACCCCTTCATCCCACCAACGCCGCCTCTGTGCTGGGCTACGGCCCCAACGCCAACGCCTGCATGAAGCGGCAGATGCCCACCatggccatggccgccgccaactgctcgCCGGGCTTCGTCGCCAAGCGGCACAGGCTGCATTGA